The following are encoded together in the Planctobacterium marinum genome:
- a CDS encoding WD40 repeat domain-containing protein — protein sequence MSDLDHTFTRHRGPITCATHIPRSNKIITSGYDSAVALFNYTSMEVELLGYHEHLVNRVSVDADGKFAATASSDYNVYIWDLHEKKVKTILRGHNDDVEDFVFLSDSRGASVSRDTRIIVWDLNNGAIEKIILGHEKDVLSINHCNGKLYTSGDDMTLRVWDVETGMQLNMIGPFETETDTCAIDPSRNRIVLGCDDGFVRIFDLQNGELLKEIAGHHSAIKKVAVSPVTGDILSAAYDQKIQIWDNHSFALVCTLSHHKALWERSFNWSADGKQIIAGSFDGTVLIWSAESGLLLDEIGDKTREGNACFNDLAAKNDRELVVVSDDGIVRDITLTPQESHCNQEKRPDQGRILMNAIAWSPTTRHTIAGAHNQCLYFFPERSATSNLEVRLNEGPLNCLRVATIPDYQGDIFAACYSGTVVNLSGTGSIKQRLAIHPNAVKALALHPGKPIGVSCCAEGTLRAWYFDGEIIADFKAHTAIIDDVDISPSGRFIASAGRDFTLKIHDLNSGLLCANIPLGNRSPKALCFINDDTVIVTNYWGELLQVVISDEKVSRKTIAQNGISGIAIINEHIAVTSYDGSVYLVNPGSLDVINRFSAMTQRVESICHV from the coding sequence ATGTCAGACTTAGATCACACATTCACTCGTCACCGCGGACCCATTACCTGTGCGACGCACATTCCCCGTAGTAATAAAATCATTACCTCAGGTTATGACAGTGCCGTTGCGCTATTTAACTATACCTCCATGGAGGTTGAGTTACTTGGTTATCACGAACACCTGGTAAATCGCGTCAGCGTTGATGCGGATGGGAAATTCGCCGCCACAGCCTCTTCTGATTACAACGTTTATATCTGGGATTTACACGAGAAAAAAGTCAAAACCATTCTGCGTGGTCACAACGACGACGTAGAGGATTTTGTGTTTTTATCTGACTCCCGCGGTGCATCAGTTTCCAGAGACACCCGCATCATTGTTTGGGATTTAAACAATGGCGCTATCGAAAAAATCATTCTGGGTCACGAGAAAGATGTTCTCTCCATAAATCATTGTAACGGCAAACTTTACACCTCAGGTGACGACATGACCTTGCGCGTCTGGGATGTGGAGACAGGCATGCAACTCAATATGATTGGCCCATTTGAAACTGAAACCGATACCTGTGCCATTGATCCTTCCAGAAATCGCATTGTTTTGGGCTGTGACGACGGCTTTGTGCGCATATTCGATTTACAAAATGGTGAACTGCTCAAGGAAATTGCAGGCCATCACAGTGCCATTAAAAAAGTCGCCGTTTCCCCGGTTACAGGAGATATTCTTTCCGCCGCCTACGACCAGAAAATACAAATCTGGGACAACCATAGTTTCGCCTTGGTGTGCACTCTTTCCCATCATAAAGCGCTGTGGGAGCGGTCTTTTAACTGGAGTGCTGATGGCAAGCAGATCATTGCCGGAAGCTTCGATGGCACAGTCCTTATCTGGTCGGCTGAATCAGGATTGCTACTGGATGAGATTGGGGACAAAACCCGTGAGGGCAATGCGTGTTTCAACGATCTTGCCGCTAAAAACGATAGAGAACTGGTGGTGGTTAGTGACGACGGTATCGTACGCGACATCACCTTAACCCCGCAAGAATCACACTGCAATCAAGAGAAACGACCAGATCAGGGGCGTATACTTATGAACGCTATAGCCTGGTCACCCACTACCCGGCATACGATTGCAGGAGCACATAACCAATGCCTTTATTTTTTCCCTGAGCGCAGTGCTACCAGTAACCTGGAAGTTCGGCTGAACGAAGGTCCCCTCAATTGCTTAAGGGTTGCTACCATACCTGATTATCAGGGGGATATTTTCGCCGCCTGCTACAGTGGCACTGTGGTAAACCTGTCTGGTACAGGCAGTATCAAACAACGTCTGGCCATCCACCCCAACGCAGTTAAAGCGCTGGCACTGCATCCTGGCAAACCTATCGGGGTAAGTTGCTGCGCGGAAGGTACGCTACGCGCATGGTATTTTGATGGCGAGATTATCGCTGATTTTAAAGCCCATACCGCCATCATAGATGATGTCGATATTTCTCCTTCAGGCAGGTTTATAGCCAGCGCGGGTCGAGACTTTACCCTCAAAATTCACGATTTAAATAGCGGTTTATTGTGCGCCAACATTCCACTTGGCAACCGTTCTCCCAAGGCCCTCTGTTTTATCAACGATGACACAGTCATAGTGACAAATTATTGGGGAGAACTGCTGCAGGTTGTGATTTCAGATGAAAAGGTCAGCCGTAAAACCATCGCCCAAAACGGGATCAGTGGTATTGCCATCATAAATGAGCATATTGCAGTGACCTCTTACGATGGCTCGGTGTATCTGGTGAATCCAGGCAGCCTTGATGTGATTAACCGCTTCAGTGCTATGACCCAACGGGTTGAGTCGATTTGCCATGTCTGA